Proteins from a single region of Coregonus clupeaformis isolate EN_2021a chromosome 35, ASM2061545v1, whole genome shotgun sequence:
- the LOC121550607 gene encoding beta-1,3-N-acetylglucosaminyltransferase lunatic fringe-like, giving the protein MSKSYGKKTVISITSAGFTCLLLLLVVAQHQRVLVDEVPNEREMGTRSLQSMDTLATDGVKAVQQQVNSEAQAKKGFSAYFSKLTRRRREADKPAGSAQSATDASPAEDISADDIFIAVKTTKKFHQSRLNLLLDTWISRNMQQTYIFTDGEEEELKKKMGSHAINTNCSAAHSRQALSCKMAVEYDKFIESGKKWFCHVDDDNYVNMRTLVKLLSHYPHTQDMYIGKPSLDRPIEATERLGDNKMRPVNFWFATGGAGFCVSRGLALKMSPWASGGHFMNTAEKIRLPDDCTIGYIIESVLGVPLTRSNLFHSHLENLQQVSRSELHKQITLSYGMFENKRNIINMKGAFPVEEDPSRFKSVHCLLYPDTAWCPPQVAY; this is encoded by the exons ATGTCGAAAAGTTATGGTAAGAAAACGGTTATCTCTATAACCAGTGCAGGATTCACCTGCCTTCTGTTGCTCTTGGTGGTCGCGCAGCATCAAAGAGTTCTGGTAGATGAGGTTCCAaacgagagagagatggggacgcGCTCACTCCAGAGCATGGACACTTTGGCTACGGACGGAGTGAAGGCTGTTCAGCAACAGGTCAACTCCGAGGCGCAGGCAAAGAAAGGATTCTCTGCATATTTTTCCAAGTTGACCCGGAGACGGCGAGAGGCGGACAAGCCTGCAGGGTCCGCTCAGTCAGCGACAGATGCGTCCCCCGCAGAGGACATCAGTGCAGATGACATCTTCATCGCTGTCAAGACCACAAAGAAGTTCCATCAGTCTCGACTGAATCTCCTTCTGGATACCTGGATCTCTAGAAACATGCAGCAG ACTTACATCTTCACAGACGGAGAAGAGGAGGAGCTGAAGAAGAAAATGG GGAGTCACGCCATCAACACCAACTGTTCAGCAGCACACAGCCGCCAAGCTCTATCCTGCAAGATGGCTGTGGAGTACGACAAGTTCATTGAGTCTGGGAAAAA GTGGTTTTGTCACGTGGATGATGATAACTACGTTAACATGAGGACTCTGGTGAAGCTGCTGTCCCACTATCCCCACACCCAGGACATGTACATTGGCAAGCCCAGCCTGGACCGGCCCATCGAGGCCACAGAGAGGCTAGGAGACAACAAGATG aGACCAGTAAACTTCTGGTTTGCTACTGGGGGAGCCGGCTTCTGTGTGAGTCGAGGTCTGGCTTTGAAGATGAGCCCATGGGCCAGTGGCGGCCATTTTATGAACACGGCAGAGAAGATTCGTCTGCCTGATGACTGCACCATCGGTTACATCATCGAGTCGGTGCTGGGGGTGCCTCTGACCCGCAGCAACCTCTTCCACTCCCACCTGGAGAACCTGCAACAGGTGTCCAGATCTGAACTTCACAAACAG ATCACATTGAGTTATGGAATGTTTGAGAACAAGAGGAACATCATTAATATGAAAGGGGCTTTCCCTGTGGAGGAGGACCCATCAAG GTTTAAGTCTGTGCACTGTTTGCTGTACCCAGACACCGCCTGGTGCCCGCCTCAGGTTGCCTACTAG